A section of the Malania oleifera isolate guangnan ecotype guangnan chromosome 2, ASM2987363v1, whole genome shotgun sequence genome encodes:
- the LOC131148432 gene encoding probable polyamine transporter At3g13620: MSTITLSIVVFLICMDIGGAPFGVEAAVGAVGPLFALLSTLIFPFIVGVPYTHITAELSSIAPTLRSPFWGLFICSVKYFSGIVDLAISAVLCLKYLENASSYFTGRYPRALFLLLSTLSLSFLNYIGLLRRGRYTSACFFLLPLFLSLPMSLIAISRISIHRCFSTGQEGVPKNWNLLLITFLWKLKFWEFDREVLTGNVQEKSLLFKAHFISVTLTCFTLVVPIAAIAGALSVNQDEWKNGFFVIAAEMIGRRWLRVLIQIAAALSTVKEFEDGMTNCSYQLMGMVKKGYLPHFIGSQSKRFHTSWVAILVSTGLATILFADLKFLAAWLGFFRSFTVLLELTLFLCLRWEWPEQNGTFPARMRMPGLVVMCLVVSMPYVFTLALTRSLVFPIMACVTFAVIALLYLLMQQCKKKRWLRFTNSEEHANGEERSGAASDVPANSIHGGHHGHGDGNKTGDFSSERLHSDKSDGTIGFTESDSGALDLGTTLP; this comes from the coding sequence ATGAGCACCATCACCCTTTCCATTGTTGTCTTTCTCATCTGCATGGATATCGGCGGTGCTCCCTTCGGAGTGGAGGCAGCAGTGGGGGCAGTCGGCCCCCTCTTTGCCCTTCTTAGCACTCTCATCTTCCCTTTCATTGTTGGCGTCCCCTACACCCACATAACTGCGGAGCTCTCTTCCATTGCCCCCACATTACGAAGCCCCTTCTGGGGCTTATTCATCTGTTCCGTCAAATACTTCAGCGGCATCGTCGACCTCGCTATTAGTGCCGTCCTCTGCCTTAAGTACCTTGAAAACGCCTCTTCCTATTTCACCGGCCGCTACCCCCGCGctctcttcctcctcctctcAACCCTCTCCCTCTCCTTCCTTAACTACATCGGTCTCCTTCGCCGAGGCCGTTACACCTCCGCATGCTTCTTCCTCCTCCCCCTCTTCCTCTCCCTTCCCATGTCCCTCATAGCCATCTCCCGAATCAGTATCCACAGATGCTTTAGCACTGGGCAGGAAGGAGTGCCCAAAAACTGGAATCTCCTCTTAATCACTTTTCTCTGGAAGCTCAAATTCTGGGAATTTGACAGAGAAGTACTAACGGGCAACGTTCAAGAGAAATCTTTGCTCTTCAAAGCACACTTCATCTCCGTGACTCTCACATGTTTTACTCTTGTAGTCCCTATTGCAGCAATAGCCGGTGCCCTTTCCGTTAACCAAGACGAGTGGAAAAATGGGTTCTTCGTCATCGCCGCTGAAATGATAGGCAGAAGATGGTTACGAGTCTTGATCCAAATTGCAGCCGCCTTGTCAACTGTTAAAGAATTTGAGGACGGGATGACCAACTGCTCTTACCAGCTCATGGGCATGGTAAAAAAGGGGTATTTGCCCCATTTCATTGGGTCCCAATCTAAACGATTTCATACTTCATGGGTAGCGATTTTGGTATCCACCGGATTGGCCACCATTCTATTTGCGGACCTCAAGTTCCTGGCAGCATGGCTCGGATTCTTTAGAAGTTTCACAGTACTTTTGGAGTTAACGTTATTCCTATGCTTGAGATGGGAGTGGCCAGAGCAGAATGGGACGTTTCCGGCGCGCATGAGGATGCCAGGACTGGTGGTGATGTGTCTGGTTGTGTCTATGCCTTATGTGTTCACGTTGGCACTCACAAGATCCCTTGTTTTTCCGATCATGGCATGCGTAACGTTTGCGGTCATTGCACTATTGTACCTTCTGATGCAACAGTGTAAGAAGAAGAGGTGGTTGAGGTTCACTAATTCCGAAGAACATGCTAATGGAGAAGAAAGGAGTGGTGCTGCTTCTGATGTGCCAGCTAATTCTATCCATGGTGGTCATCATGGCCATGGCGATGGCAACAAAACTGGTGATTTTTCTTCTGAGCGGCTTCATAGCGATAAAAGCGATGGAACCATTGGTTTCACGGAGAGCGATAGCGGTGCCCTTGACTTAGGCACGACCCTCCCCTGA